A single genomic interval of Methyloceanibacter caenitepidi harbors:
- the aroQ gene encoding gamma subclass chorismate mutase AroQ has protein sequence MTETYQLRHAVLALVVVLALPPSPGRAETGNDVRVLRGLMIDRLALMEQVAAYKWNSKLPIDDPVREENVLKATMARARSAGLDQETARRFIVSQMEAAKSVQRYYFAKWQDQGATHVTGASDLVTELRPRIGALSARLIAAMAEGGSQLEECSAVTVLRPVPPALSDVPRAWNIAVDGVLGEHGGCP, from the coding sequence ATGACGGAGACATATCAATTGCGCCACGCGGTTTTGGCCTTAGTTGTCGTCTTGGCGTTGCCGCCCAGTCCCGGCCGCGCTGAGACGGGAAATGACGTGCGGGTGCTCCGCGGGCTCATGATCGACCGGCTGGCCTTGATGGAACAGGTCGCCGCCTACAAGTGGAACAGCAAACTCCCGATCGACGATCCGGTTCGCGAGGAAAACGTCCTCAAAGCAACGATGGCGCGGGCGCGCTCCGCCGGGCTCGATCAAGAGACCGCGCGGCGATTCATCGTGTCTCAGATGGAGGCCGCCAAGTCCGTGCAGCGCTATTATTTCGCTAAATGGCAGGACCAGGGGGCCACTCACGTTACCGGTGCATCGGACCTTGTTACCGAGTTGCGCCCTAGGATCGGTGCTCTTTCCGCTCGTCTGATCGCGGCCATGGCCGAGGGCGGCAGCCAGTTGGAAGAGTGTTCGGCGGTCACGGTTCTGCGGCCGGTCCCGCCGGCGTTGTCCGATGTGCCCCGGGCTTGGAACATAGCCGTCGACGGCGTGTTAGGGGAGCACGGGGGCTGCCCCTAG